One window of Drosophila busckii strain San Diego stock center, stock number 13000-0081.31 chromosome 3L, ASM1175060v1, whole genome shotgun sequence genomic DNA carries:
- the LOC108598125 gene encoding uncharacterized transmembrane protein DDB_G0289901 — protein sequence MKLFVCLLAISSVVNAGYIGGAGGGGHGDHHGAGGGDNIKIIKVIHETAPAGNQGGGWQAAGAGGDSVGWSAAGGQAAGWSQGGGSSGHGASQNQEIKIIKIITQQPQAGGHGGHGGASSGWSAGGSGSSGWSSGGNDATTAVKIIKIISESAGDAGDSAGWSSAGPSNGGWSSGGPSSDGWSSQGGGASGGWSSQGGGASGGWSSQGGGSSGGWSSGGAQSGGWSPQGGNGGSW from the coding sequence atgaaattatttgtgtGCTTGTTGGCTATCAGCTCAGTGGTTAACGCTGGCTATATTGGCGGTGCTGGCGGCGGTGGACATGGAGATCATCATGGCGCTGGCGGTGGCGACAACATTAAGATCATCAAAGTGATACACGAAACGGCGCCGGCAGGCAATCAAGGCGGCGGCTGGCAAGCTGCAGGAGCTGGTGGAGATTCTGTTGGCTGGTCCGCTGCTGGTGGGCAAGCTGCTGGCTGGTCGCAAGGCGGCGGCTCCTCCGGTCATGGCGCCTCACAGAATCAAGAGATTAAGATAATCAAGATTATCACACAGCAGCCTCAAGCTGGCGGTCATGGTGGACATGGTGGAGCTAGCAGTGGCTGGTCAGCTGGCGGCTCTGGCTCCTCGGGCTGGTCATCTGGTGGTAATGATGCCACTACTGCTgttaaaatcattaaaattatcTCGGAGAGCGCTGGTGATGCAGGCGACTCCGCCGGCTGGTCCTCAGCGGGTCCCTCCAATGGCGGCTGGTCGTCTGGTGGTCCTTCAAGCGATGGCTGGTCCTCCCAGGGTGGTGGCGCCAGCGGCGGTTGGTCCTCCCAGGGCGGTGGCGCCAGTGGTGGTTGGTCATCCCAAGGCGGTGGCTCCAGCGGCGGTTGGTCCTCGGGCGGTGCTCAGTCAGGCGGCTGGTCCCCTCAGGGCGGCAATGGCGGCAGCTGGTAG